The following DNA comes from Candidatus Angelobacter sp..
TTAAAAACGATTTCCCCCCAACGTCCCCACTCGTCGTAACTGTCGGCCACGAGCAATGCGAGAACTGCCACGATTTGCGAGACGGTCTTGTGTTTGCCGTAGCGTTCAGCCGCCAGCACGACGTTTTTTGTGGCGGCCAGCAAGCGAAGTCCGGTGATGGCGAGTTCGCGGGCGACGATAACGACGGCCACCCAGGCCGGAACGGTTCCGCGTCCCACGAAGGCGATGAACGCCGAGCAGGTCAGAATCTTGTCGGCGAGCGGGTCCATGAGCGTGCCGAAGTTGGTGATGAGCTTGTCACGCCGGGCAATCATGCCATCGTAGTAATCGGTCAGACTGGCCAGTGAAAACAGGAACAGTGCCACCGTATCGTTGAAGCGCCCCGGCCAGAACATGGCGGCCAGAAAAAACACCGTGAGGACGAGCCGGGCGAGCGTCAGTCGGTTCGGTAAATTCATTCGCAGGTTTTCCGGTTGCGCGTCATGGGTTGCCGGCCGGCCGGCGGTGGGGATTTGTAACCGGAGTCTTGCGATTTGCCAACGCGCAAGTCTGTCACGCCGGCTCGGCGATCAAATCGTAATCCGTGTGCCCGACGATTCTGACATCGGCAAATTCTCCGATCGGCAGCGTGCCGCGCACATAAACGCGCCCGTCGATGTCCGGCGCGTCCGCTTCGCCCCGCGCCACAAGATAGCGGCCATTGAGCCGGCCGGTCAGTTTTTCCCGTCCGCGGATCAAGCCGTGTTCCCAGGACGTGACGATCGAGTTTTGCAGTTCCTTCGCGCCGGCCTTCTTTTCGACGAGCACCCTGAAAGTGCGTCCGACGAACGATTGCGACACCTCGCGCGCCACCTCGAGTTGGGCGGCCATCGCCAGGTCGCGGCGCTGCTTTTTGACGGTAGCGGGAACCTGGCTTCCCATTTTCGCGGCGCGCGTTCCTTCCTCGCGCGAGTAGGTGAACACGCCCAGCCGCTCGAATCGCGTCTCGCGGATAAAGTCGAGCAGCGTTTGAAAACATGCCCCGGTTTCGCCGGGAAAACCGACGATGAACGTGGTGCGCAGGGCGATGCCGGGAACACCGGCGCGAATGCGCCGGATCAAATCGACGATGTAGCGCTGCGAGGTTTCGCGGCGCATCCGTTCCAGCATGTTTTCGTGAATATGTTGCAGCGGCATGTCCACATAACGCGCGACTTTCGGGCAGTGGGCAATGGTCTGGATTAGTTCGTCTGTCCAGTGGGCGGGATGAGTGTAGAGCAGGCGGATCCAAAAATCACCCGCCAGCGCGTTCAGTTCGCGTAACAATGCGCAGAGCGTCGGCAGGTCCGCGGGCAGCGCCCGGGCGGCGGCTCTGAATTTCTCCGGCGCGGCTATCGAGCCGGCGCGATCCGGGCGCAAATCGAGCCCGTAGTACGTGGAATCCTGCGAGATCAGATTCAGTTCCTTGACCCC
Coding sequences within:
- the rimO gene encoding 30S ribosomal protein S12 methylthiotransferase RimO, whose amino-acid sequence is MINGPATGRPIRVGLISLGCAKNLVDAEIMLGSLLKSGVEIVNDAASADAIIINTCSFIDAAQEESVDTILESAQVREADHRGQALIVSGCLPQRFRDNLPGLLPEVDAFMGIDQVAQVSSIVKEALTRRALKIPEREEIVATGRKSKIIARFAEMEAREGSNPHDPEEHYGGTDKFGGTRTIGTEERRRPAPSDRHSVAPLVDVNRRPGYIPDYATPRFRLTPRHFAYVKIAEGCNHPCSFCIIPRMRGSHRSRALADIVAEARQLIREGVKELNLISQDSTYYGLDLRPDRAGSIAAPEKFRAAARALPADLPTLCALLRELNALAGDFWIRLLYTHPAHWTDELIQTIAHCPKVARYVDMPLQHIHENMLERMRRETSQRYIVDLIRRIRAGVPGIALRTTFIVGFPGETGACFQTLLDFIRETRFERLGVFTYSREEGTRAAKMGSQVPATVKKQRRDLAMAAQLEVAREVSQSFVGRTFRVLVEKKAGAKELQNSIVTSWEHGLIRGREKLTGRLNGRYLVARGEADAPDIDGRVYVRGTLPIGEFADVRIVGHTDYDLIAEPA
- the pgsA gene encoding CDP-diacylglycerol--glycerol-3-phosphate 3-phosphatidyltransferase, which produces MNLPNRLTLARLVLTVFFLAAMFWPGRFNDTVALFLFSLASLTDYYDGMIARRDKLITNFGTLMDPLADKILTCSAFIAFVGRGTVPAWVAVVIVARELAITGLRLLAATKNVVLAAERYGKHKTVSQIVAVLALLVADSYDEWGRWGEIVFKPWASMLAQVALWVTVTLTLTSGMLYLWRNRNLYLQDM